One Candidatus Neomarinimicrobiota bacterium DNA segment encodes these proteins:
- a CDS encoding dodecin domain-containing protein: protein MSGSVYKVIELIGTSSKSWEEAATNAVERAGKSLKNLRVAEIKDLDLRVEDGKVTAYRAKVSLSFKYKD from the coding sequence ATGTCAGGCAGCGTCTATAAAGTTATTGAATTGATTGGAACGAGCAGTAAATCGTGGGAAGAGGCAGCTACAAACGCTGTTGAGCGAGCGGGGAAAAGTCTTAAGAACTTGAGAGTGGCTGAAATAAAAGATCTTGATCTGAGAGTTGAGGACGGCAAAGTAACGGCTTACCGCGCTAAAGTAAGCTTATCATTCAAATATAAAGATTGA
- a CDS encoding cyclic nucleotide-binding domain-containing protein — MFSDTNPDALLQVASVSDSITLPGNENIFREGDTSVYLYLVVSGKVKISRQDREIFIAHPNESFGLVGLVEEKLRATSATATEETNLLRINYADLFDLMEDYPSITRGVLRGVSVILRKLL, encoded by the coding sequence ATGTTTTCCGACACCAATCCCGATGCACTTTTACAGGTAGCATCAGTGTCAGATTCGATTACGCTCCCGGGAAATGAAAATATATTTCGGGAGGGAGATACTTCCGTATATCTTTATCTTGTAGTTTCGGGCAAGGTAAAAATTTCACGGCAAGATAGAGAAATATTCATTGCTCATCCAAATGAAAGTTTTGGCCTCGTTGGCCTCGTTGAAGAAAAACTTAGAGCAACGTCAGCAACCGCTACAGAGGAAACAAATCTTCTTCGTATTAATTACGCAGATCTTTTCGACCTGATGGAAGATTATCCCTCTATAACCCGGGGAGTTTTGAGGGGCGTTTCTGTAATTCTGCGTAAACTTTTATAA
- a CDS encoding HEAT repeat domain-containing protein, translated as MNAVFRLFRKILDIRKGEWGSVFLMFLYFFMIIASYYILKPVRNSLFLEQLGAHNLPWVYIGTAVVIGFIILIYSKLSQLVSRNILVPGTIIFFVFNLLFFWWAYKQDFVWFSAVFYIWVSIYSVLLISQFWIAANIIYSSSQAKRLFGIIGSGGILGGIAGGAITKGLATTIGTDNLILVSAAVLGIVATIASIVHIKFSGEYSDERIISAADLFEVDNKKTVYQSILESRHLQLIGIIVSLGMVVSSLVDYEFNTIIENSYSSTDSRTEFFGSFFASMNMVSLIIQLFLTSFILRKFGIGISLMILPIILLLGSASLLFQPVLLSAIFIKLSSGSIKFSLDNSVREIVYMPIPMQVKLKVKPFLDMFTQRFTRGIAGLLIIVGTKFFDLSIRHFAVMSLIIILFWIVATLKIKKKYIDSIRNLLRNKNVAAENAALHTVDALTCKAISESLSSPDEETVLYALKMLESSSDKSMVPKLKPLLSNSNSDIQHRTINLLTQIGDSTLLPEVEKLIKAENYGVVSDAILYVCMFSDGDEEAVLQAFLDSSDIRIKCAAVVCMANHAAKEDLYKVQKFIDSLLSETGTDKILIRTELARSFAVIKTPSPIHDNLIDLLLDDEVVVRKAAIEASGKILNQNLIPNLIENLTDKKTLASARLVLVKYGTDVIEMLAEKLQNDFEDIELRGSVARVLGRIPNKRAVDVLLNNLKHDSPLLRYNVIKSLNKLHNRFDYLNIDSNVLHQAILGEIHYYYILLRIISDHEKKEQKDIKTDLLFHTLRTRLNFSFERIFRLLGLSNDSSDIYRAYYAIVQGDKTMKANAYELLDNILDIELKEIILDLIDNISDSQKIENGKKYFNIIRKPFTEDVRDLYSQPDTWLKMAVLYTIGSRKLNDLRSITENGLKSDNPLVRETAEYSLELLKMA; from the coding sequence ATGAACGCTGTATTTAGACTATTTAGAAAGATTTTGGATATTCGAAAAGGTGAATGGGGAAGTGTGTTTCTGATGTTTCTTTATTTCTTCATGATCATAGCCTCATATTATATCCTTAAACCTGTCAGAAATTCCCTTTTTTTAGAACAGCTTGGCGCACATAATTTGCCATGGGTTTATATAGGTACGGCAGTTGTTATTGGATTTATAATTCTTATCTACAGCAAACTTTCTCAATTGGTCTCACGAAATATTTTAGTGCCGGGTACAATCATATTTTTTGTTTTTAACCTGCTGTTTTTCTGGTGGGCATACAAACAGGATTTCGTTTGGTTTTCCGCCGTTTTTTATATTTGGGTCAGTATTTATTCGGTACTGCTTATTTCCCAATTCTGGATAGCTGCCAACATAATTTATTCCTCATCACAGGCGAAACGACTTTTTGGAATTATCGGAAGTGGTGGAATTCTCGGCGGAATCGCGGGTGGTGCAATCACTAAGGGATTGGCAACCACCATAGGTACCGATAATTTAATACTTGTGTCCGCGGCTGTTCTTGGAATAGTGGCGACCATAGCTTCCATCGTACACATTAAATTCTCCGGCGAATACTCTGATGAACGTATAATATCAGCGGCTGATTTATTCGAAGTAGATAATAAAAAAACGGTATATCAGTCTATCTTGGAATCTCGTCATTTACAACTAATTGGTATAATAGTTAGCCTTGGTATGGTTGTTTCAAGTTTGGTGGATTATGAATTTAATACGATTATCGAAAATTCTTACAGTTCCACCGATAGCAGGACAGAGTTTTTTGGTTCATTTTTTGCCTCTATGAATATGGTATCGCTTATCATTCAACTTTTTCTAACAAGTTTCATTCTAAGAAAATTCGGGATTGGCATATCGCTCATGATATTACCAATTATTCTATTACTCGGGTCTGCTTCGTTACTGTTTCAACCCGTTCTGTTGTCTGCAATATTTATTAAGCTTTCGAGCGGCAGTATAAAATTCTCGCTGGATAACTCTGTTCGGGAAATAGTCTATATGCCTATTCCGATGCAGGTAAAGTTGAAAGTAAAACCCTTTTTAGATATGTTTACACAACGATTCACCAGAGGAATCGCGGGTCTTTTGATAATTGTGGGTACCAAGTTCTTCGATTTAAGTATCAGACATTTTGCGGTTATGTCACTGATTATTATCCTATTTTGGATTGTTGCCACATTAAAAATTAAGAAAAAATATATTGATTCAATTCGCAACCTTCTTAGAAATAAAAATGTTGCGGCTGAGAATGCTGCTCTTCACACTGTTGACGCATTGACCTGCAAGGCAATTTCGGAATCGCTAAGCAGTCCAGATGAAGAAACTGTGTTATATGCGCTAAAGATGCTCGAATCATCATCAGATAAATCTATGGTACCAAAACTAAAACCGTTGTTATCGAATTCCAATTCTGATATTCAACATCGAACAATTAATCTTTTAACACAGATTGGGGATTCTACACTGCTTCCTGAAGTGGAAAAACTCATCAAAGCCGAAAATTACGGTGTTGTATCAGATGCTATTCTTTATGTATGTATGTTTTCTGATGGCGACGAGGAAGCTGTTCTGCAAGCTTTTCTTGATAGTTCGGACATACGTATTAAATGTGCTGCCGTAGTTTGTATGGCAAATCATGCCGCAAAAGAAGATTTATATAAAGTTCAAAAGTTCATTGATTCTCTTTTATCCGAAACAGGAACGGATAAAATTCTTATTCGAACGGAACTCGCACGTTCTTTCGCGGTCATTAAGACTCCATCGCCTATACATGATAATCTTATTGATCTTCTTTTGGACGATGAAGTGGTCGTGAGAAAGGCAGCTATTGAAGCATCGGGGAAGATATTAAATCAAAACCTTATTCCGAATTTAATCGAAAATCTCACCGATAAAAAGACACTAGCTTCGGCAAGGTTAGTACTTGTTAAGTATGGTACTGATGTTATCGAAATGCTTGCTGAAAAACTTCAAAATGATTTTGAGGATATTGAGTTGCGTGGTTCAGTAGCACGTGTCTTAGGCAGAATTCCGAATAAGAGAGCAGTTGATGTGCTTCTAAATAATCTAAAGCATGATTCTCCTCTGCTGAGATATAACGTAATCAAAAGTTTGAACAAACTGCATAACAGGTTTGATTACCTAAATATTGATTCGAATGTTTTGCACCAAGCTATATTAGGTGAAATTCATTATTATTACATACTACTCAGAATTATTTCCGACCACGAAAAGAAAGAACAAAAAGATATTAAGACTGATTTATTATTTCATACTCTTCGCACTCGCTTAAATTTCTCTTTTGAACGCATATTCCGACTACTTGGTTTATCAAATGATTCTTCTGACATTTATCGTGCGTATTATGCAATTGTGCAAGGTGATAAAACAATGAAAGCCAATGCTTATGAATTATTGGACAATATTCTTGATATAGAATTGAAAGAAATTATATTAGACCTTATTGATAATATTTCCGATTCGCAAAAGATAGAGAACGGGAAAAAATATTTTAACATTATACGCAAGCCTTTTACCGAAGATGTTCGAGATTTATATTCTCAGCCGGATACATGGCTGAAGATGGCTGTTCTCTATACAATTGGCTCAAGAAAATTAAACGACCTAAGATCAATTACAGAAAACGGATTAAAATCGGATAACCCTTTAGTCAGGGAAACCGCTGAATATTCACTCGAACTGCTAAAGATGGCATAA